One Desulfitibacter alkalitolerans DSM 16504 genomic window carries:
- a CDS encoding acetyl-CoA C-acetyltransferase, with protein sequence MRRAVIVSGARTPIGAFGGTLANTSAVELGAIVIKEAIKRAQITPEQVDEVIMGNILQAGLGQNPARQSAIKAGLPYKVPAMTINKVCGSGLKSVILAAQAVILGDADIIVAGGMENMSMAPYLLDKARTGYKMGDGKLIDSMIKDGLWCAFEDVHMGITAENLAEKWNISKEEQDDFAAKSQQKVEQAKKEKKFNDEIVPVIIPQKKGDPLVFSEDEFPRSGVTAEGLGKLRPAFKKDGTVSAGNASGINDGAAAVVVMSEEKASQLGIKPLAYIKSYASTGVEPTIMGIGPVSAVEKAIKKAGIKLEDIDVIEANEAFAVQSLAVSKELAWDMEKVNKNGGAISLGHPIGASGTRILVTLLYQMLRDDSKLGLATLCIGGGQGVAAVLER encoded by the coding sequence ATGAGAAGGGCAGTAATAGTAAGTGGAGCAAGAACACCAATAGGAGCCTTTGGAGGAACCCTGGCCAACACATCAGCAGTTGAACTAGGAGCCATTGTAATCAAAGAAGCAATCAAAAGAGCCCAGATTACCCCAGAACAAGTAGACGAGGTCATAATGGGCAACATCCTGCAAGCAGGCCTTGGGCAAAACCCAGCAAGACAATCAGCCATAAAAGCCGGACTACCCTATAAAGTACCTGCCATGACAATAAACAAAGTCTGCGGCTCAGGACTAAAATCAGTTATCCTGGCAGCCCAGGCAGTTATCCTTGGCGATGCAGACATAATAGTAGCAGGAGGCATGGAAAACATGTCCATGGCACCCTATCTCCTGGACAAAGCACGCACAGGCTATAAAATGGGAGATGGAAAACTAATAGACTCCATGATAAAAGACGGCCTCTGGTGTGCCTTTGAAGACGTGCATATGGGAATTACAGCAGAAAACCTGGCTGAAAAGTGGAACATAAGCAAAGAAGAGCAAGACGACTTTGCAGCCAAAAGTCAGCAAAAAGTAGAACAGGCAAAAAAAGAAAAAAAGTTTAATGACGAAATAGTGCCAGTAATCATACCCCAGAAAAAGGGAGACCCGCTAGTATTTTCAGAAGATGAATTTCCAAGAAGCGGAGTAACAGCTGAGGGCTTAGGAAAACTTCGCCCCGCTTTTAAAAAAGATGGAACAGTATCAGCAGGGAATGCCTCGGGAATAAATGATGGAGCAGCAGCAGTGGTAGTTATGTCAGAAGAAAAGGCCAGTCAATTGGGAATAAAACCCCTGGCATATATCAAGTCCTATGCATCAACAGGAGTAGAGCCGACCATTATGGGAATAGGCCCAGTATCAGCAGTAGAAAAGGCCATAAAAAAAGCAGGAATAAAACTAGAAGACATAGATGTTATAGAAGCAAATGAAGCATTTGCAGTACAATCCTTGGCTGTATCTAAAGAGCTTGCATGGGATATGGAAAAGGTTAATAAAAATGGTGGAGCCATCAGCCTGGGACATCCCATTGGAGCCAGTGGAACCAGGATTCTAGTTACTCTACTTTATCAGATGCTAAGAGATGACAGCAAACTCGGCCTGGCAACCCTTTGCATTGGCGGAGGCCAGGGTGTTGCTGCTGTTTTGGAGAGGTAG
- a CDS encoding 3-hydroxybutyryl-CoA dehydrogenase translates to MDINKIMVVGAGQMGAGIAQVAAAAEIEVYLYDIEESLVQKGLKSINRFLEKSVEKGKLDIVKKDAVIKCIVPCTDLNEAVQVQLVIEAVVEDYNIKTEIFKNLDTICPEETILASNTSSLSITALAKNVQRRDKFIGMHFMNPVPLMNLVEIIKGLDTSQKTYEIIKKAGEKMGKTCVEVQDFPGFVLNRVLIPMINEAAYAVYEGVASVEDVDTVMTLGANHPMGPLALADLIGLDTCLAIMEVLHGQYGDSKYRPCPLLRKYVNAGYLGRKSGRGFYNYQ, encoded by the coding sequence ATGGATATAAATAAAATTATGGTAGTGGGAGCAGGTCAAATGGGAGCAGGCATTGCCCAGGTGGCTGCAGCAGCTGAAATAGAGGTATATCTATATGATATAGAAGAAAGCCTTGTTCAAAAAGGGCTGAAATCCATAAACAGGTTTTTAGAAAAGTCAGTGGAAAAGGGAAAGCTTGATATAGTTAAGAAGGATGCTGTAATAAAATGTATTGTGCCATGTACTGATTTAAATGAAGCCGTCCAGGTACAATTGGTTATAGAAGCCGTTGTGGAAGACTACAATATAAAAACTGAAATTTTTAAAAACCTTGACACAATATGCCCTGAAGAAACCATACTGGCTTCAAACACCTCGTCCCTTTCCATAACAGCCCTTGCAAAAAATGTTCAACGCAGGGATAAATTCATAGGAATGCATTTTATGAACCCTGTTCCCCTTATGAATTTAGTTGAAATTATTAAAGGACTGGACACATCCCAGAAAACTTATGAAATAATTAAAAAAGCAGGAGAGAAAATGGGTAAAACCTGTGTTGAGGTTCAGGATTTCCCAGGATTTGTTTTAAATAGAGTACTTATTCCCATGATAAATGAAGCAGCGTATGCAGTTTATGAAGGGGTAGCTAGTGTTGAGGATGTGGATACGGTCATGACTTTAGGAGCAAACCATCCCATGGGGCCACTGGCCCTGGCTGACCTGATAGGCCTGGATACCTGCCTGGCAATAATGGAGGTTTTACATGGACAATATGGAGACAGCAAGTATAGACCCTGCCCTCTTTTAAGAAAATATGTAAATGCGGGCTATTTAGGCAGAAAGTCAGGCAGAGGTTTCTATAACTATCAATAA
- a CDS encoding Na+/H+ antiporter NhaC family protein yields MEHYGWISLLPPVVAIILAIVTREVLLSLTIGIMVGTFIIFDGNLMASFTGAFNFVFESAGDPEWNMRTIMYTLFLGSVLGMMTKAGGARAFADWSTRRIKSRKGAQGITFGTGLVLFFDDYFNSLTVGSVMRPVTDKFRISREKLAYITDSTAAPVVILMPISTWVAYIVGMMGDQFNQLGIEGNPFMEFIYTIPYNFYAWLTIIMVAVIIFTNLEYGPMAKAEKRTLTKGVLYEEGSVAPPGDDLRRVEPSENGKVADMFVPIFVLVLSSVVFMLYTGGFFDGGISLVQAIQDTDSVTALVYGTFLTIVISAIWFKVRSVIGIFESVEAVIAGMKAMLPGILILVLAWSIGSVTGELGTGLFLAEVVTEALPGWTLPMVIFFTACFMAFATGTSWGTFAIMIPIAIPLAVFSDTSIALCMAALLSGAVWGDHSSPLSDTTILSSTGAGCPVVDHVRTQIPYSATGAAAALVGFIVAGITQSVIIPLIVSVAVLIGLIYIFHKFNKDEIDKLDQHIEKVDAKM; encoded by the coding sequence GTGGAACATTATGGTTGGATTTCATTGTTACCACCAGTGGTAGCTATAATTTTAGCGATTGTAACTAGAGAAGTTTTACTATCCTTGACCATAGGTATTATGGTAGGAACATTTATTATTTTTGATGGCAACCTTATGGCGAGCTTTACTGGTGCTTTTAACTTTGTTTTTGAAAGTGCCGGAGACCCTGAATGGAATATGCGTACTATTATGTATACATTGTTTTTAGGCAGCGTACTTGGCATGATGACAAAGGCCGGGGGAGCAAGGGCCTTTGCTGACTGGTCAACTAGAAGGATTAAGTCTAGGAAAGGTGCTCAGGGAATAACTTTTGGAACAGGCCTTGTACTATTCTTTGATGATTACTTTAATTCCTTAACGGTTGGTTCTGTTATGAGACCTGTTACTGATAAATTTAGAATCTCCAGGGAGAAGCTTGCTTATATTACCGACTCTACTGCAGCACCTGTAGTTATCTTAATGCCTATTTCTACCTGGGTTGCTTATATAGTAGGGATGATGGGAGATCAGTTTAACCAGCTTGGTATCGAAGGAAACCCGTTTATGGAGTTTATATACACAATTCCATATAACTTTTATGCATGGCTGACCATAATAATGGTGGCAGTAATAATTTTCACCAATCTAGAGTATGGCCCAATGGCTAAAGCCGAGAAAAGAACACTCACAAAGGGGGTCCTATATGAAGAGGGCAGCGTAGCTCCTCCAGGTGACGATCTTAGAAGGGTTGAACCGTCAGAAAATGGAAAAGTAGCAGATATGTTCGTGCCTATTTTTGTTTTGGTCCTTTCTAGTGTAGTGTTCATGCTTTATACAGGTGGATTTTTTGATGGAGGAATTAGTCTGGTACAGGCAATTCAGGATACAGATTCGGTAACAGCCCTAGTTTATGGAACCTTCCTAACCATTGTAATTTCAGCAATATGGTTTAAGGTAAGAAGTGTCATAGGTATTTTTGAAAGCGTTGAGGCAGTTATCGCAGGAATGAAGGCCATGCTTCCAGGCATATTGATTCTTGTATTGGCATGGAGTATTGGTTCTGTGACAGGTGAGCTTGGTACCGGGTTATTCCTTGCAGAGGTTGTAACTGAAGCCCTACCAGGATGGACCCTGCCAATGGTAATCTTCTTTACAGCCTGCTTCATGGCTTTTGCAACAGGTACTTCCTGGGGAACCTTTGCAATTATGATACCTATTGCTATTCCTCTGGCAGTTTTCTCTGATACATCCATAGCTCTTTGCATGGCAGCTTTATTAAGTGGTGCTGTATGGGGTGACCACAGCTCACCATTGTCTGACACCACAATTTTGTCATCCACTGGTGCAGGATGTCCAGTTGTAGATCACGTAAGAACACAAATCCCTTATTCTGCTACTGGTGCTGCTGCAGCGTTAGTTGGTTTTATTGTAGCAGGCATAACCCAAAGTGTGATTATTCCCCTAATTGTTTCAGTAGCTGTATTAATAGGTTTAATTTACATCTTCCACAAGTTTAATAAGGATGAAATTGATAAACTGGATCAGCATATAGAAAAGGTAGATGCAAAAATGTAA
- a CDS encoding 3-oxoacid CoA-transferase subunit B — protein MDKNEKRIMIAKRIAKELVDGTVVNLGIGMPTMCANYVPEGVDVMFQSENGFIGIGPAPTAAEEIDKDCVNAGASPVTILPGGSCFDSATSFGIIRGGHIHTTVLGALQVDQEGNLANWMVPGKMVPGMGGAMDLVVGAKRVIIAMEHAAKDGSPKILKKCTLPLTAKKEVDLIVTDMAVIEVTKEGLVLKEIAPGTTVEEIKKATEAELIIPQDIKTITL, from the coding sequence ATGGATAAAAATGAAAAAAGAATAATGATAGCCAAAAGAATAGCCAAAGAACTAGTAGATGGAACAGTAGTTAACCTTGGCATTGGAATGCCTACAATGTGCGCCAACTATGTACCAGAAGGCGTAGATGTAATGTTTCAATCAGAAAATGGATTTATAGGCATAGGACCGGCACCAACAGCAGCAGAAGAAATAGACAAAGACTGCGTTAACGCAGGAGCCTCGCCAGTTACAATACTCCCAGGAGGAAGCTGTTTTGACAGTGCAACCTCCTTTGGAATAATCAGGGGAGGACATATCCATACCACAGTCCTGGGAGCATTACAAGTAGACCAGGAAGGCAACCTGGCAAACTGGATGGTACCAGGAAAAATGGTACCAGGAATGGGTGGAGCAATGGACCTGGTAGTAGGGGCCAAAAGGGTCATAATTGCCATGGAACACGCAGCCAAAGACGGAAGTCCCAAAATCCTAAAAAAATGCACCCTGCCCCTTACAGCAAAAAAAGAAGTTGACCTGATAGTAACAGACATGGCCGTCATAGAAGTAACAAAAGAAGGCCTGGTACTAAAAGAAATAGCCCCAGGAACAACAGTAGAAGAAATAAAAAAAGCAACAGAAGCAGAATTAATAATACCACAAGACATTAAAACCATAACCCTTTAA
- a CDS encoding enoyl-CoA hydratase/isomerase family protein: protein MYQNITYTVEDNIGNLIINRPNSLNSLTRDALNEVLSVLDSLSKDVRVLLVAGAGEKAFAAGADIKEMSDFSPEEAMEYVKLGHKVFNAIEELPIPVIAVIQGYCLGGGLELAMACDIRIASERARFGQPEVGLGIIPGFGGTQRLPRLVGKGIALELMITGSIIDAKRAYEIGLVNHVFSPDLLLEKSYEIANILKAKSSSAISFIKDSVNQGFNISMKEALSYETRLFGLCFTKQDFREGFKAYFEKRKPNFR, encoded by the coding sequence ATGTATCAAAATATAACTTATACAGTAGAAGATAATATTGGAAATTTAATTATAAATAGACCGAATTCTTTAAATAGTTTAACTAGAGATGCATTGAATGAGGTTCTTTCAGTACTTGACAGCCTTTCCAAAGATGTAAGGGTCCTTTTGGTTGCCGGAGCAGGGGAAAAAGCTTTTGCAGCAGGCGCTGACATTAAAGAAATGTCCGATTTTTCTCCTGAGGAGGCCATGGAATATGTAAAATTGGGGCACAAGGTTTTTAACGCAATTGAAGAGCTGCCAATACCTGTAATAGCTGTAATCCAGGGTTACTGCCTGGGAGGGGGCCTGGAACTGGCCATGGCCTGTGATATTAGAATTGCATCAGAAAGGGCACGTTTCGGTCAGCCAGAGGTTGGCTTGGGTATTATACCAGGCTTTGGGGGAACTCAAAGACTGCCCAGACTTGTTGGCAAGGGGATAGCATTAGAGCTAATGATTACAGGTAGTATAATTGATGCAAAAAGGGCGTATGAAATAGGCCTGGTAAACCATGTGTTTAGCCCAGACCTTTTGCTGGAAAAATCATATGAAATTGCCAATATTTTAAAAGCAAAAAGCTCCAGTGCAATTTCTTTTATAAAAGACTCTGTGAATCAAGGCTTCAATATTTCCATGAAGGAGGCCCTGTCCTATGAAACCAGGCTGTTTGGACTTTGTTTTACAAAGCAAGATTTTAGAGAAGGATTTAAGGCCTATTTTGAAAAAAGGAAGCCCAATTTTAGGTAG
- a CDS encoding sigma-54 interaction domain-containing protein — translation MEFHLNEGIEKHIFLSILDAIDSAITVIDCNGVTIFYNKAASKIEGLDPEEVIGKHLLSIYPSLNENNSSLLTVLKTKWPVVEQQQTLVTRTGKKATVVYSTYPLFKDGVLIGAFDISRDITEIKNLSERLVDLQAKLMDSKKSPMASSAMAPSHNSNYASIYTLDDIIGESPSIVKLKKLAQRVAYSPSPILIYGETGTGKEVLVQAIHNEGTTSTKPFVAQNCAALPATLLESILMGTVKGSFTGSEDRPGLLEIAHEGTLLLDEINSMPLDLQSKILRVLQEGSFRRIGDTKLRYARPRIVACTNVDPAEAVKNKQLRIDLYYRLNVISLYIPPLRERKEDIPLLVKHFISRLNDKFHINIKGVDDRVMSAFHCYDWPGNVRELQHCLEHAVNVMSGSTIKSDHLPFYFTSHFNKKNIIETKAPQISNFQSLPETLNSIEGTLILEALKESNWNVTQAARMLKIPRQTLQYKMRNLELDKNKGGSL, via the coding sequence GTGGAGTTTCATCTGAATGAAGGTATAGAAAAACACATTTTTTTAAGCATATTAGATGCAATAGATAGTGCCATAACCGTTATAGATTGTAATGGTGTAACTATTTTTTACAATAAGGCTGCCAGTAAAATTGAGGGTTTGGACCCTGAAGAGGTCATTGGAAAGCATCTTTTATCCATATACCCCAGTCTTAATGAAAACAATAGCTCGCTTTTGACTGTTTTAAAAACCAAATGGCCGGTTGTAGAGCAGCAGCAAACTCTGGTAACACGTACTGGAAAAAAGGCAACAGTTGTCTACTCCACCTATCCTCTTTTTAAAGACGGGGTACTAATAGGTGCATTTGATATTTCCAGGGATATAACAGAGATCAAAAACCTGTCTGAAAGACTTGTTGATTTACAGGCCAAGCTCATGGACAGCAAAAAGAGCCCAATGGCTTCCTCTGCAATGGCTCCTTCCCATAATAGTAATTATGCAAGTATCTATACCCTGGATGATATTATTGGTGAAAGTCCAAGTATTGTAAAATTAAAAAAGCTTGCTCAAAGGGTTGCCTATAGCCCATCTCCCATATTAATATATGGAGAAACGGGTACTGGCAAGGAAGTTCTGGTACAGGCTATTCATAACGAGGGGACAACCAGCACTAAGCCCTTTGTTGCACAAAACTGTGCTGCGTTACCTGCTACCCTGCTAGAGAGTATTCTCATGGGTACTGTAAAGGGAAGCTTTACTGGTTCCGAGGATAGGCCAGGACTATTGGAAATAGCTCATGAGGGAACTCTCCTGCTGGATGAGATTAATTCCATGCCCCTGGACCTTCAGAGTAAAATTTTAAGAGTGCTTCAGGAAGGTTCCTTTAGAAGGATTGGTGATACAAAACTAAGATATGCCAGGCCGCGAATAGTGGCATGTACAAATGTAGATCCTGCTGAGGCTGTTAAAAATAAGCAGCTGCGCATTGACCTTTATTACAGGTTAAATGTTATTTCCTTGTACATTCCACCCTTGAGAGAAAGGAAGGAAGATATTCCCCTTCTTGTAAAGCATTTTATCAGCAGACTTAATGATAAGTTTCATATAAATATTAAGGGTGTTGACGATAGGGTTATGTCAGCTTTTCATTGCTATGACTGGCCTGGAAATGTTAGAGAATTACAGCATTGTTTGGAGCATGCAGTAAATGTCATGTCAGGCTCAACTATAAAATCGGACCATCTGCCTTTTTACTTTACAAGTCACTTTAACAAAAAAAATATTATTGAAACCAAAGCACCACAAATTTCCAATTTTCAGTCCCTGCCGGAAACATTAAATTCCATTGAAGGCACTTTAATTTTGGAGGCTTTAAAGGAAAGTAATTGGAATGTGACACAGGCTGCTCGTATGCTCAAAATTCCCAGGCAAACCCTTCAGTACAAAATGCGTAATTTAGAATTGGATAAGAATAAGGGAGGCAGCTTATGA
- a CDS encoding lysine exporter LysO family protein → MSLLIMSLLIGIFLGLRKILSRKLLKIIGKLTFASILFIIAALGAKITLDEAVLNSIGILSIKALILMLSAVAGSVIVVWLMEKRLNLLKCDPVNAQEDPLVANDSSPVQVSNYSFVKRVLITLLIGGILGKIAPLELQTLDLTITTSLYILCFGVGTEIGSDDNLLKSLKGLSWKCILVPFGVLLGSSLGGFLASLFISVDAKSAIAIGAACGFYSVAGGVLASLVGSDVGTIAFLTNFFREIGSFLIIPLLATRVSPISASTPGGATAMDTTLPLIFKSLGTRVALIAMISGVVLTIIVPILLPIILSF, encoded by the coding sequence ATGAGCCTCTTGATTATGTCCCTATTGATTGGTATTTTTTTAGGACTAAGAAAGATTCTTTCCCGAAAATTATTAAAGATTATTGGTAAGCTAACCTTTGCCAGCATACTTTTTATTATAGCTGCTTTAGGTGCAAAAATCACTTTAGATGAAGCTGTACTTAACAGTATTGGAATTCTTAGTATAAAAGCACTTATTCTCATGCTTTCAGCAGTTGCCGGCAGTGTAATTGTTGTTTGGTTAATGGAAAAAAGGCTAAACCTGTTAAAATGTGATCCAGTAAATGCTCAAGAAGACCCTTTGGTAGCTAATGATAGCTCCCCTGTTCAGGTAAGCAATTATTCCTTTGTTAAAAGGGTGCTGATCACACTACTAATTGGAGGCATTTTAGGTAAAATAGCACCCCTTGAATTGCAAACATTGGATTTGACAATTACAACATCTTTATATATTTTATGTTTTGGGGTTGGCACAGAAATAGGAAGTGATGACAATCTGTTAAAAAGCCTCAAAGGCTTAAGCTGGAAATGTATTCTTGTGCCCTTTGGAGTTTTATTAGGAAGCTCATTAGGTGGTTTTCTAGCCAGCCTGTTTATATCAGTGGATGCTAAAAGTGCCATTGCCATTGGGGCTGCATGTGGGTTTTATAGTGTTGCAGGGGGAGTTTTGGCAAGTCTGGTGGGGTCTGATGTTGGTACAATTGCCTTTTTAACCAATTTTTTTAGAGAGATTGGCTCCTTTCTAATAATTCCCCTTTTAGCCACAAGAGTTAGCCCAATTTCAGCCAGCACGCCTGGGGGGGCAACTGCCATGGATACCACCCTGCCATTAATATTTAAATCTTTAGGGACAAGGGTAGCTCTTATTGCCATGATAAGTGGTGTAGTTTTAACGATTATTGTTCCAATTTTGCTGCCAATTATCCTATCTTTTTAG